One region of Alosa alosa isolate M-15738 ecotype Scorff River chromosome 1, AALO_Geno_1.1, whole genome shotgun sequence genomic DNA includes:
- the vgll2b gene encoding transcription cofactor vestigial-like protein 2b isoform X2: MSCLDVMYPAYGHYTPYAPAASAFISSLPAPVGVRSPSPRTREFMESVGSSQCTDSTSGAAAASAPAAPLPQSSSSSSSYTAATSPADDGPKEKQESPEAEYLNSRCVLFTYYQGDISSVVDEHFSRALSSYMEGESKRRTADTGTASPINRRSFPPSFWDSNYPSASGRGHCDPGVSPYSMDPYAHSALHPGLPHPHAHGHAHPHPHAHGPSDSWSYSQSQAYGPPRALHELYSAPGLEAHYGPLLMPAVRPPPHLGPLPGHYEVGKLEHTPTWPGLLPGGGDVAQTLALNMDPGLQHQKKGKELYWF, translated from the exons ATGAGTTGTTTGGATGTTATGTACCCAGCTTATGGACATTACACACCGTACGCGCCAGCTGCCTCCGCTTTCATCAGCAGTTTGCCG GCTCCAGTTGGAGTGAGAAGCCCTTCTCCTCGCACGCGGGAGTTCATGGAGAGCGTGGGCTCGTCGCAGTGCACGGACAGCACCTCTGGGGCGGCCGCTGCCTCCGCCCCCGCCGCGCCGCTACCgcagtcctcctcctcttcctcctcgtaCACGGCGGCCACATCGCCAGCCGATGATGGCCCCAAGGAGAAGCAGGAGTCGCCCGAGGCGGAGTACCTGAACTCCCGCTGCGTCCTCTTCACCTACTACCAGGGAGACATCAGCAGCGTGGTGGACGAGCACTTCTCCCGGGCACTCAGCTCCTACATGGAGGGCGAGAGCAAGCGCAGGAcagcagacacaggcacag cttctCCAATCAACCGGCGCAGTTTCCCCCCGTCGTTCTGGGACAGTAACTACCCCTCTGCGTCCGGTCGAGGTCACTGTGACCCCGGGGTGTCCCCCTACTCCATGGACCCCTACGCTCACAGCGCCCTGCACCCCGGCCTTCCTCACCCTCACGCTCACGGCCACGCGCACCCGCACCCGCACGCCCACGGTCCCTCCGACTCCTGGAGCTACTCGCAGAGCCAGGCGTACGGGCCGCCGCGGGCCCTCCACGAACTGTACTCGGCGCCGGGCCTGGAGGCGCACTACGGGCCCCTGCTCATGCCCGCCGTGCGACCGCCGCCGCACCTGGGCCCGCTCCCCGGCCACTACGAGGTGGGCAAGCTGGAGCACACGCCCACGTGGCCGGGCCTGCTGCCCGGCGGCGGCGACGTGGCCCAGACGCTCGCCCTAAACATGGACCCAG
- the vgll2b gene encoding transcription cofactor vestigial-like protein 2b isoform X1 — MSCLDVMYPAYGHYTPYAPAASAFISSLPAPVGVRSPSPRTREFMESVGSSQCTDSTSGAAAASAPAAPLPQSSSSSSSYTAATSPADDGPKEKQESPEAEYLNSRCVLFTYYQGDISSVVDEHFSRALSSYMEGESKRRTADTGTASPINRRSFPPSFWDSNYPSASGRGHCDPGVSPYSMDPYAHSALHPGLPHPHAHGHAHPHPHAHGPSDSWSYSQSQAYGPPRALHELYSAPGLEAHYGPLLMPAVRPPPHLGPLPGHYEVGKLEHTPTWPGLLPGGGDVAQTLALNMDPGESDVPWRKTRAAAEAHHNSFIVAVRTNQAGFLYTY; from the exons ATGAGTTGTTTGGATGTTATGTACCCAGCTTATGGACATTACACACCGTACGCGCCAGCTGCCTCCGCTTTCATCAGCAGTTTGCCG GCTCCAGTTGGAGTGAGAAGCCCTTCTCCTCGCACGCGGGAGTTCATGGAGAGCGTGGGCTCGTCGCAGTGCACGGACAGCACCTCTGGGGCGGCCGCTGCCTCCGCCCCCGCCGCGCCGCTACCgcagtcctcctcctcttcctcctcgtaCACGGCGGCCACATCGCCAGCCGATGATGGCCCCAAGGAGAAGCAGGAGTCGCCCGAGGCGGAGTACCTGAACTCCCGCTGCGTCCTCTTCACCTACTACCAGGGAGACATCAGCAGCGTGGTGGACGAGCACTTCTCCCGGGCACTCAGCTCCTACATGGAGGGCGAGAGCAAGCGCAGGAcagcagacacaggcacag cttctCCAATCAACCGGCGCAGTTTCCCCCCGTCGTTCTGGGACAGTAACTACCCCTCTGCGTCCGGTCGAGGTCACTGTGACCCCGGGGTGTCCCCCTACTCCATGGACCCCTACGCTCACAGCGCCCTGCACCCCGGCCTTCCTCACCCTCACGCTCACGGCCACGCGCACCCGCACCCGCACGCCCACGGTCCCTCCGACTCCTGGAGCTACTCGCAGAGCCAGGCGTACGGGCCGCCGCGGGCCCTCCACGAACTGTACTCGGCGCCGGGCCTGGAGGCGCACTACGGGCCCCTGCTCATGCCCGCCGTGCGACCGCCGCCGCACCTGGGCCCGCTCCCCGGCCACTACGAGGTGGGCAAGCTGGAGCACACGCCCACGTGGCCGGGCCTGCTGCCCGGCGGCGGCGACGTGGCCCAGACGCTCGCCCTAAACATGGACCCAGGTGAGAGCGACGTCCCCTGGCGCAAGACGAGAGCCGCCGCAGAGGCGCACCACAACAGTTTCATTGTTGCTGTGAGGACAAATCAGGCCGGTTTCCTGTACACGTACTAA